The Lineus longissimus chromosome 2, tnLinLong1.2, whole genome shotgun sequence genome window below encodes:
- the LOC135483164 gene encoding leucine-rich repeat serine/threonine-protein kinase 1-like isoform X1, with amino-acid sequence MKLSGGKGWWSATLLTNSGNYMERSSGPGHAGGSQEDGTNDSRSTGSGELPPDNLGVPDFLSYEDLFQLIDKAVSTNNKTLLKRVFDKYPNDVLNLLDPNLGQKSFLHHACKIGCEDIVLLLLNYGADRYKDVEMKEGTPLKLACEFGHAEIVDVLIGCGVVCPVPEISPRNPIYLAVQNGHSDVISCFKRYNNGELLSGHYNASVLQYGACYYGHAELVRYFLQTTDVHVNAPVQRVPLHDIHNADKLTPMYAACKGNHDDIVYLLSREGADITPHLLDNFPDILKTLVQKYIVPYEPAISSDDLVDNPLMVRWKRCHLYISEIPYDWLSQSLDFIAEVDISRNKLKYLPSWLPWKLPNIVKFDASHNDLLRCVPPQDVHCEKLREIHLSHNSLDAVPMRIFQLKSLKYLTLKENLLTELPPGHGSSMFDTGNSRASSTYERLSGGFVDLTVAWTCENLRELDVSHNRLKEIPIHIQSTSRLAKLDVSYNRLIQFPAPWPCEMENLNVSHNELEIFISNVETLWSRTLRSLRLDNNQLTEIDPGICAIITLTSLRLSHNKLKGLPATTYWKCSQLESLDLARNRLGDQERYEASLKKRKRDLLLKPIWKRQREESRAPITQIDLPDMFSEKLRYLSLRGNFLYDIPPTAFKMKSLETLDLRDNQITELPNELGKLSASCDLRVDDIAMKNIPKDVLNALSRSFIARRPSHEETAVITTKSKADPGTHLASRQVLTYLRTKLRKSSPYHRMKLVIVGKEGRGKTTLLSVLQGHKYEENISTHGVAIKEWRINPNKPFTLASRPPVTFSTWDMAGQKDYYVTHQCFISPNALYLVVWDLTLHNEGVLNLRPWLLNIQARAPGACVIIIGTFLDRLDPDPKERERKVNELKTKINQLFSRPGFPLIRGIAEVSCKTMKGIPELKELIYNTALNMADAHSPNEKLLGRLVPSSFLELEKLVVEEAKRRKKSGEHPVLLEEEFENLVKKIPQAVRDIDTPEERNQVAKFLHETGILLHYSDQHRALNSLYFIDPSWLCDMLAAVINFENVQNGMLRLSKVKSALTKADEKRFPQTLFQEYLHLLERFDIGLQLDDERLLIPSKLGSSRPAVTSGNEDVLGSEQQKLYRWYKMEYVPSGFWSRLIVRILVGIRQQKHLLSLRSSQFPQAARKVTKDLSKQWSLKGSHRAFHLKDNNQVWWRHGIVVNHQDGYFIVESSSAVFADPTGFEGILVTVYSTVGNFSAMGFVADLIDSLIAEWFPGLEGLNDRGEPTISRIIPCPYCIKMEEEDPEDYSTLLRICHFMYEDCAVAALENDNCTISCDKHPQAVPLIILVPDLLLADLPSRLFLDVSELLLEETEENRLGQGGYASVYRAKFKRKEVAAKVFHSAVKFKDASRNRNAGGASFFGDTTSTEVASEASEADFPMEQIGRSHQLDSLRISFEDVGIQAIQMFRELRSEVALMAKLRHPCIVTLIATSVKPPCFLLELAPMGSLQSVLENELKEKGFKDSLTRYRTKDTTQPSVLSKMLTYKLVLQIALAIRYLHKYNIIYRDLKSQNVLVWNLDLNKPVNVKLSDYGISCFNTPQGIMGNEGTPGYQAPEIQTGVAYDEKVDLFSLAMTIYEIISGHHPLDHYHYPGQVIQAVRKGERPSLQELNIDSKFPCLESLMKDCWNAGPESRPSANDVVRLLKRTEFVCQERLLPQADQGLICSVDCIYAPYLKSKNQFVWIWGGQNDDRVFSVLDVERGVFRANKKSCPGPKAMCTTRVGNTMWIGNKGNEIEIFGYRKTGLPETLRVIYLESTPLHMLYETTEETAGPSVPSGTSEPSGNATSPQKVYVAQESGIISVFSCADPASRTGDEETGRRNVAIALSIQKEPHQTGDTDNWTLCTTIQLCQGENSDTPATCLEKVAAMDEIWVGCENSIAIISSKTLKVKGPRIPLKQMTFVKQLKSFGKRVWCLQQWSCEIIEFDAESRTQRYLFNCMDAKINAVIAERQFEPEAAFGNEDIDNPVVRRGRSNPKSSSSSRDRVGGFFTEVAIDGSKSGEEPESLESRSGKDLTADAHSELSSATGAVSSATGAVSSATGAVSSATGAVASATEAVSPGAMLSAGAVAKEVPNDFGKQFNENLGKKRNVFLEEYFKNTAAMKESEQTDYPIKPEPPSPGSSIVDSIVKSLTKGDTAIRSEPASQPDTCVGTLKSNEIEKCLDMVKEEILSDKFGESGEVVGLSSQTLPNQKINRKIGRRRGVSEWGKKMKKFNKDDIAQIMHQVRSLLVVRDQTLWIGQNSGDIIVVSIDDSSLCYNPYGQVLSVLETKDMEGHKNGRIRHLVGVGPDRVLATRLFHKAGSDGSAADLGCESGDEDDDASCAVYQLVVWEAYGCEEFYRVQTLWNQLRTAEIEKEGKL; translated from the exons ATGAAATTATCTGGTGGGAAGGGATGGTGGAGTGCAACTCTGCTCACTAACTCGGGAAATTATATGGAGAGGTCATCGGGCCCTGGTCATGCTGGAGGAAGCCAGGAAGATGGGACAAATGACAGCAGATCAACTG GGTCCGGTGAATTGCCACCAGACAATCTGGGAGTCCCAGATTTTCTGTCTTACGAGGACCTGTTCCAGCTGATAGACAAGGCTGTCTCTACCAATAACAAAACATTGCTGAAACGCGTGTTTGACAAGTACCCTAACGATGTGTTGAATCTTCTGGACCCAAACCTTGGCCAGAAGTCCTTCCTTCACCATGCCTGTAAGATTGGATGTGAAGATATTGTTTTGCTGTTGTTGAACTATGGGGCTGATAGGTATAAGGATGTTGAAATGAAAGAG GGAACTCCGCTTAAACTTGCTTGTGAGTTTGGTCATGCAGAGATTGTAGATGTCCTAATTGGGTGTGGCGTGGTGTGTCCAGTTCCGGAGATATCACCCAGGAACCCCATATATCTGGCCGTACAGAATGGTCACTCTGATGTGATAAGTTGTTTTAAACGATACAATAATGGTG AACTACTTTCCGGGCATTACAATGCAAGTGTTCTCCAATACGGAGCATGTTACTACGGTCATGCCGAGCTGGTCAGATACTTTCTTCAGACAACAGATGTCCATGTCAATGCGCCAGTACAACGGGTGCCACTCCATGATATACATAATGCTGATAAGCTGACACCAATGTATGCTGCATGTAAAG GTAACCATGACGATATAGTTTACCTCCTGAGCCGTGAAGGAGCAGACATCACTCCACATCTTCTTGATAACTTCCCGGACATTTTGAAGACTCTTGTCCAGAAATACATCGTCCCATATGAACCAGCTATCTCATCTGATGATCTGGTGGATAACCCGTTAATG GTCCGATGGAAGCGATGTCATCTTTACATCAGTGAGATTCCATATGACTGGTTAAGCCAAAGCCTGGACTTCATTGCCGAGGTTGATATATCACGCAATAAACTCAAGTATCTGCCATCATGGTTACCGTGGAAACTGCCAAACATTGTCAAGTTTGATGCATCCCATAATGATCTGTTGCGTTGCGTACCACCTCAGGATGTTCATTGTGAAAA GTTAAGAGAAATCCATCTCTCACACAACAGTCTGGATGCCGTCCCGATGAGGATTTTCCAACTTAAGTCTCTAAAGTACTTGACGCTGAAGGAAAATCTGTTGACGGAGTTGCCCCCTGGGCATGGCAGTAGCATGTTTGATACTGGGAACAGCCGAGCGTCATCAACTTACGAGAGGTTGTCTGGTG GATTTGTCGATTTAACCGTAGCATGGACGTGTGAGAATCTGCGAGAATTGGATGTATCCCATAATAGGCTGAAGGAAATCCCCATACATATACAGAGTACATCCCGTCTcgcaaaacttgatgtatcctACAATAGACTGATACAATTTCCAGCACCATGGCCTTGTGAAATG GAAAATCTGAATGTGTCGCACAATGAACTGGAGATATTCATCAGTAATGTGGAAACGTTATGGTCGAGGACGCTGAGGTCGCTTCGCCTGGATAACAATCAGCTGACCGAGATTGACCCAGGGATATGTGCCATCA TTACACTAACGTCATTGAGATTGTCGCATAACAAGTTGAAAGGACTACCAGCGACCACTTACTGGAAATGTTCACAGTTGGAGAGCCTCGATTTGGCACGCAATCGTCTTGGTGATCAAGAACGTTATGAAGCGAGTTTGAAAAA GAGAAAACGTGATCTTCTGCTGAAACCGATCTGGAAGAGACAAAGAGAAGAGTCACGAGCACCCATCACGCAGATTGACCTTCCCGATATGTTCAGTGAGAAGTTGAGATATCTCTCTTTGCGTGGCAACTTCCTTTACGACATTCCACCCACTGCATTCAAGATGAAGAGTTTAGAGACCCTCGACCTAAGAGA CAATCAAATCACGGAGCTCCCGAACGAGCTTGGCAAGCTGTCTGCAAGCTGTGACCTTAGGGTTGATGACATCGCAATGAAGAACATTCCAAAGGACGTCTTGAATG CATTGTCTAGATCATTCATAGCTAGGAGACCATCCCATGAAGAAACTGCTGTGATCACTACTAAATCTAAGG CTGACCCTGGAACCCACCTGGCATCTAGACAGGTCCTCACCTACCTCAGGACAAAGCTACGAAAGTCATCACCATACCACAGGATGAAACTTGTTATTGTCGGAAAAGAG GGGCGTGGCAAGACAACTCTGTTGTCTGTTCTTCAAGGCCACAAGTATGAGGAGAACATCTCAACTCATGGAGTGGCGATCAAGGAGTGGAGAATAAACCCTAATAAG CCGTTCACCCTGGCGAGTCGCCCTCCAGTTACCTTCTCAACCTGGGACATGGCCGGCCAGAAGGACTACTATGTCACGCACCAATGTTTCATCTCTCCCAATGCCCTCTATCTTGTGGTTTGGGACCTAACACTTCACAACGAAGGAGTGCTGAACCTTCGGCCTTGGCTTCTCAATATTCAG GCGCGTGCTCCGGGTGCTTGTGTCATCATCATTGGGACATTTCTTGACCGTCTCGATCCTGACCCAAAGGAAAGAGAACGGAAGGTCAatgaattgaaaacaaaaatcaacCAACTCTTCTCCCGGCCTGGTTTTCCATTGATTCGTGGCATAGCTGAAGTATCGTGCAAGACAATGAAGGGCATCCCAGAATTGAAGGAGCTCATTTATAACACAGCGTTAAACATGGCAGATGCTCATTCCCCCAATGAAAAACTGCTGGGAAGACTG GTGCCAAGCAGTTTCTTGGAGCTAGAGAAGCTCGTTGTCGAGGAGGCAAAGAGAAGGAAGAAATCAGGGGAGCATCCTGTCCTGCTCGAAGAAGAGTTTGAGAATCTTGTGAAAAAGATACCACAGGCAGTGAGAGACATCGATACTCCAGAAGAGAGAAACCAAG TTGCCAAATTCCTCCATGAGACAGGCATCCTGCTCCACTACAGTGACCAACACCGTGCTCTTAACTCTCTCTACTTCATTGACCCGTCCTGGCTGTGTGACATGCTTGCTGCTGTCATCAACTTTGAG AATGTGCAGAATGGTATGTTGAGACTGAGCAAGGTGAAGTCAGCTCTGACAAAAGCTGACGAGAAGCGATTTCCTCAGACACTGTTCCAGGAGTACCTACACCTGTTGGAGAGATTTGACATCGGTCTGCAGCTTGATGATGAGAG GTTGCTCATTCCATCCAAGTTGGGTTCAAGTCGCCCTGCTGTCACAAGCGGTAACGAGGATGTATTGGGCAGTGAGCAACAGAAGTTATACCGTTGGTACAAGATGGAGTATGTCCCAAGCGGATTCTGGAGCAGGCTGATTGTCCGCATCCTGGTTGGGATACGCCAACAGAAGCACTTGCTGTCACTCCGCAGTTCTCAATTCCCGCAAGCTGCCAGGAAGGTGACGAAGGACCTCTCAAAGCAGTGGAGCCT CAAAGGGTCACATCGAGCCTTCCACCTGAAAGACAACAATCAAGTCTGGTGGCGGCATGGTATAGTCGTCAACCACCAAGACGGCTACTTCATCGTCGAGTCTTCATCTGCTGTGTTTGCTGACCCGACAGGATTCGAGGGAATCCTCGTCACCGTATATTCAACAGTCGGAAACTTTTCAGCAATGGGATTTGTTGCTGACCTGATCGATTCCCTCATAGCAGAGTGGTTTCCAG GTTTGGAGGGTCTGAATGATCGCGGTGAACCAACGATCAGTCGTATTATCCCCTGCCCCTACTGCATCAAGATGGAGGAGGAAGACCCAGAGGACTACAGCACCCTTCTCCGCATCTGCCACTTCATGTATGAAGACTGCGCTGTCGCTGCTCTCGAGAATGACAACTGTACGATCAGCTGTGACAAACATCCACAGGCCGTCCCGTTGATCATTTTGGTGCCTGATCTCCTATTGGCTGATCTGCCTAGTAGACTCTTTCTAGATGTTTCCGAGTTACTCCTTGAAGAGACTGAGGAGAATCGCCTTGGCCAGGGCGGTTATGCATCCGTTTACAGGGCCAAGTTCAAAAGAAAGGAGGTTGCTGCTAAGGTCTTTCACTCAGCTGTGAAGTTCAAAGATGCAAGTAGAAATCGTAATGCCGGAGGTGCTTCTTTTTTCG GTGATACAACATCGACTGAGGTGGCATCTGAAGCATCAGAGGCAGACTTCCCAATGGAACAGATTGGACGCTCTCACCAGCTAGACAGCCTGCGCATATCCTTTGAAGACGTTGGCATTCAG GCCATCCAAATGTTCCGCGAACTCCGAAGTGAAGTGGCTCTGATGGCGAAACTGCGACATCCATGCATTGTGACATTGATCGCTACCTCCGTCAAACCGCCATGTTTCCTTCTGGAATTGGCACCAATGGGAAGTCTGCAGTCAGTCTTGGAGAACGAGTTGAAAGAAAAGGGATTCAAGGACAGTCTCACTCGGTACAGAACAAAGGACACCACACAGCCAAGTGTCCTCAGTAAGATGCTGACCTATAAACTCGTCTTACAG ATAGCCCTTGCAATACGCTACCTACACAAGTACAACATCATCTACCGCGACTTGAAAAGTCAGAATGTTCTTGTCTGGAATCTTGACCTGAACAAACCAGTCAATGTTAAACTCTCCGATTATGGAATATCGTGCTTCAACACTCCCCAAGGGATCATGGGAAATGAAGGGACGCCAGGATATCAAGCTCCAGAAATTCAGACAGGGGTGGCTTATGATGAGAAG GTTGACCTCTTTTCGCTGGCAATGACAATCTATGAGATTATATCAGGCCACCATCCCCTTGACCACTACCATTACCCTGGACAGGTCATCCAGGCTGTCCGAAAAGGAGAGAGACCATCTCTTCAG GAATTGAACATCGATTCCAAATTCCCCTGCCTTGAATCCCTGATGAAAGACTGCTGGAATGCTGGGCCGGAGAGCCGTCCATCTGCCAATGATGTTGTGCGTCTGCTGAAGAGGACTGAGTTCGTTTGCCAGGAACGACTGCTTCCACAGGCCGACCAAGGCCTCATCTGCTCAGTTGACTGCATCTATGCTCCATATTTG AAATCAAAGAACCAGTTTGTTTGGATCTGGGGTGGCCAAAATGATGATCGTGTCTTCTCAGTGCTGGATGTGGAGCGTGGGGTCTTCCGTGCAAACAAAAAGAGCTGCCCTGGGCCGAAAGCTATGTGCACGACACGTGTCGGAAACACCATGTGGATCGGAAACAAG GGCAATGAGATCGAGATCTTTGGCTATAGGAAGACAGGTCTGCCAGAAACCCTTCGGGTGATTTACCTCGAGTCTACACCCCTGCACATGTTATATGAGACGACT GAAGAGACAGCAGGACCGTCAGTGCCATCAGGGACGTCAGAGCCATCAGGAAATGCTACGTCACCACAAAAGGTATACGTTGCACAGGAAAGTGGCATCATATCTGTCTTCTCCTGTGCAGACCCAGCCTCGAGAACTGGAGATGAGGAGACAGGGAGGAGAAATGTGGCAATTGCGTTATCCATCCAGAAGGAACCCCACCAGACCGGTGACACCGATAATTGGACACTGTGCACTACCATTCAGCTTTGTCAGGGGGAGAATTCAGACACTCCTGCCACTTGCTTGGAAAAAGTTGCAGCAATGGATGAGATATGGGTCGGGTGTGAGAACAGTATTGCTATCATCAGTTCAAAGACTTTAAAGGTCAAAGGTCCTCGAATACCATTGAAGCAGATGACATTTGTTAAACAATTGAAAAGCTTTGGTAAACGTGTGTGGTGTTTGCAGCAGTGGTCTTGTGAAATCATAGAGTTTGATGCAGAGTCGCGAACACAAAGGTATCTGTTCAACTGCATGGATGCTAAGATTAACGCGGTGATAGCTGAACGACAGTTTGAACCTGAGGCAGCTTTTGGAAATGAGGACATTGACAATCCAGTGGTGCGGAGAGGTCGATCCAATCCAAAGAGTAGTTCAAGCAGCCGTGATAGGGTTGGGGGATTCTTTACAGAGGTTGCGATAGATGGTTCAAAGTCTGGTGAAGAACCAGAGTCACTGGAAAGTAGATCAGGGAAAGATTTGACAGCAGATGCACACTCTGAGCTGTCGTCTGCTACTGGGGCAGTGTCGTCTGCTACTGGGGCAGTGTCGTCTGCTACTGGGGCAGTGTCGTCTGCTACTGGAGCAGTGGCGTCTGCTACTGAAGCAGTGTCCCCTGGAGCAATGTTGTCTGCTGGAGCTGTAGCAAAGGAAGTGCCAAATGACTTTGGAAAGCAATTCAATGAAAACTTggggaaaaaaagaaatgttttcctTGAGGAATATTTCAAGAACACTGCTGCAATGAAGGAGTCTGAACAAACTGACTATCCAATAAAACCAGAACCTCCTTCCCCAGGTAGTAGCATTGTGGACTCAATTGTGAAGTCGCTGACCAAAGGTGATACAGCCATTAGATCGGAACCTGCATCACAGCCTGATACCTGTGTCGGAACGCTCAAGAGTAACGAGATTGAAAAGTGCCTGGATATGGTGAAGGAGGAGATTTTGAGTGATAAATTTGGTGAGAGTGGGGAAGTTGTGGGACTTAGTTCCCAGACCCTGCCCAACCAAAAGATAAATCGAAAGATCGGCCGTCGACGAGGTGTCAGCGAATGGGGgaaaaagatgaagaagttTAACAAGGATGACATTGCGCAGATAATGCATCAAGTACGATCACTACTAGTTGTTAGGGACCAGACTCTCTGGATCGGGCAAAATAGTGGTGATATTATCGTAGTTAGTATTGATGACAGTAGCCTCTGTTACAATCCCTATGGTCAAGTGTTGTCTGTTCTAGAGACAAAGGACATGGAAGGCCACAAAAATGGACGAATTCGCCATCTTGTTGGCGTGGGGCCAGACCGGGTGTTGGCAACACGCTTATTCCATAAAGCTGGCAGTGATGGATCGGCGGCTGATTTAGGGTGCGAGTCAggagatgaggatgatgatgctAGTTGTGCTGTCTACCAATTGGTGGTTTGGGAGGCGTATGGTTGTGAGGAATTCTATCGTGTGCAGACGCTTTGGAATCAGTTGCGGACTGCCGAGATTGAAAAGGAGGGGAAGTTGTAA